A stretch of Candidatus Symbiobacter mobilis CR DNA encodes these proteins:
- the gyrB gene encoding DNA topoisomerase (ATP-hydrolyzing) subunit B → MPETETPAVAEPAEEIDSYGEGSIQILEGLEAVRKRPGMYIGDTSDGTGLHHLVFEVVDNSIDESLAGHCDDIVVTIHPDNSISVVDNGRGIPTGVKMDDKNDPKRSAAEIALTELHAGGKFDQNSYKVSGGLHGVGVSCVNALSRMLRLTIRRDHKVHVLEFCRGAVQNRLIETNDGVAISPMRVIGETQRRGTEVHFLPDSDIFQQNADFHYDVLAKRLRELSFLNRGVRIRIKDERTGKEDDFSGTGGVRGFVEFINKGKAILNPNIFHATGERMSDQNTMIGVEVAMQWNNGYNEQVLCFTNNIPQRDGGTHLTGLRAAMTRVINKYIDDSDMAKKAKVEVIGDDMREGLTCVLSVKVPEPKFSSQTKDKLVSSEVRGPVEDTVSKLLFDYLQEHPGDAKLIVGKIIDAARAREAARKARDLTRRKGVLDGMGLPGKLADCQEKDPALCEIYIVEGDSAGGSAKQGRDRKFQAILPLRGKILNVEKARYEKLLTSNEILTLITALGTGIGKTGGQSGADDFDVAKLRYHRIIIMTDADVDGAHIRTLLLTFFYRQMPELVERGHIYIAQPPLYRVKAGREELYLQGPADLDKFLLRVALIHAEVHTGDDAGTVLRGEALERLARRHQTVQGIINRLGAFMDVGGLRAIVDGVTLNLDTVEQAQESAVALQERLPDAEVASEFDTRTDKPVLRIIRQHHGNRKTSTITQDFVHGADYAVLTEAAQTFQGLIGPGAKVARGEGERRKEQPVQSFHEAMEWLIEQAQHSTSRQRYKGLGEMNPEQLWETTMDPAVRTLLRVQIDDAIEADKVFAMLMGDEVEPRREFIENNALLAGNIDV, encoded by the coding sequence ATGCCGGAAACGGAAACGCCAGCCGTGGCGGAACCTGCGGAGGAGATAGATAGCTACGGCGAGGGGTCGATTCAGATCCTCGAAGGGCTGGAGGCAGTGCGCAAACGCCCGGGGATGTACATCGGGGATACCTCCGACGGCACGGGCCTGCACCACTTAGTCTTCGAAGTCGTCGACAACTCCATCGATGAATCGCTGGCAGGCCATTGCGATGACATCGTCGTCACCATCCATCCGGACAACTCCATCAGCGTCGTCGACAACGGGCGGGGCATTCCCACCGGGGTCAAGATGGATGACAAGAACGACCCCAAGCGCAGTGCTGCGGAAATTGCGCTGACCGAGCTGCATGCCGGGGGCAAGTTCGACCAGAACAGCTACAAAGTGTCCGGCGGGTTGCATGGCGTGGGCGTGAGCTGCGTCAATGCATTGAGCCGGATGCTGCGCCTGACGATCCGGCGCGACCACAAGGTGCATGTGCTGGAGTTTTGCCGGGGTGCAGTGCAAAACCGTCTCATCGAAACCAACGACGGGGTAGCCATATCGCCCATGCGGGTGATTGGGGAGACGCAGCGCCGGGGCACCGAGGTGCATTTTTTGCCGGATTCGGACATCTTCCAGCAGAACGCGGACTTTCATTACGACGTGCTGGCCAAACGCCTGCGCGAGCTGAGCTTCCTCAATCGCGGCGTTCGCATCCGCATCAAGGACGAACGCACGGGCAAGGAGGACGACTTCTCCGGCACCGGGGGCGTGCGTGGATTTGTCGAGTTCATCAACAAGGGCAAGGCGATCCTCAACCCCAACATCTTCCATGCCACGGGGGAACGCATGAGCGACCAGAACACCATGATCGGGGTGGAAGTGGCCATGCAGTGGAACAACGGCTACAACGAACAGGTGCTGTGCTTCACCAACAACATCCCGCAGCGGGATGGGGGGACGCACCTCACGGGGCTGCGTGCGGCGATGACCCGCGTCATCAACAAATACATCGACGACTCCGACATGGCGAAAAAAGCCAAGGTCGAAGTGATTGGCGACGACATGCGCGAAGGGCTGACGTGCGTACTGAGCGTCAAAGTGCCCGAACCCAAATTCAGCAGCCAGACCAAGGACAAGCTTGTCAGTTCCGAAGTGCGCGGGCCGGTGGAGGACACCGTCAGCAAGCTGCTATTCGATTACCTGCAGGAACACCCTGGGGATGCCAAGCTCATCGTCGGCAAGATCATTGATGCAGCCCGCGCCCGCGAAGCCGCCCGCAAAGCGCGTGACCTGACCCGCCGCAAGGGCGTGCTGGACGGCATGGGCCTGCCCGGCAAGCTGGCCGATTGCCAGGAAAAGGACCCCGCGCTCTGCGAGATCTACATCGTCGAAGGGGACTCCGCCGGCGGATCGGCCAAACAGGGCAGGGATCGCAAGTTCCAAGCCATCCTGCCCCTGCGCGGCAAGATTCTCAACGTCGAAAAGGCGCGATACGAAAAGCTGCTGACCAGCAATGAAATCCTCACGCTGATCACCGCGCTGGGAACAGGCATTGGCAAGACAGGCGGGCAGTCTGGGGCGGATGACTTCGACGTCGCCAAGCTGCGGTACCACCGCATCATCATCATGACCGACGCGGACGTGGATGGCGCGCACATCCGCACCTTGCTGCTGACCTTCTTCTACCGGCAGATGCCGGAACTGGTGGAGCGCGGGCACATCTACATAGCCCAACCCCCGTTGTATCGCGTCAAAGCCGGGCGGGAGGAGCTATATCTGCAAGGGCCTGCGGATCTGGACAAATTCCTGCTGCGCGTGGCACTCATCCACGCCGAGGTTCACACAGGCGACGACGCAGGCACCGTGCTGCGAGGCGAAGCGCTGGAACGGCTGGCGCGCCGCCATCAGACGGTGCAGGGGATCATCAATCGGCTCGGGGCCTTTATGGACGTGGGGGGCTTGCGCGCCATCGTCGACGGCGTAACGCTGAACCTTGACACCGTAGAACAAGCGCAGGAAAGTGCTGTGGCGTTGCAAGAACGCTTGCCCGATGCCGAAGTGGCGAGTGAATTCGACACTCGTACCGACAAGCCCGTATTGCGGATCATCCGCCAACACCACGGCAACCGCAAAACCAGCACCATCACCCAAGACTTTGTGCATGGCGCGGATTACGCTGTGCTGACCGAAGCCGCCCAAACGTTCCAAGGGCTGATCGGCCCCGGAGCCAAGGTAGCCCGGGGTGAAGGGGAGCGTAGAAAAGAACAGCCTGTGCAGAGCTTTCACGAAGCCATGGAATGGCTGATCGAGCAAGCCCAGCACAGCACCAGTCGCCAGCGCTACAAGGGCCTAGGCGAAATGAACCCCGAACAGCTCTGGGAAACCACGATGGACCCCGCAGTGCGCACGCTGCTGCGCGTGCAGATCGACGACGCCATTGAAGCCGACAAAGTCTTTGCCATGCTGATGGGAGACGAAGTCGAACCCCGGCGCGAGTTCATCGAGAACAACGCGCTGCTGGCGGGGAATATTGATGTGTAG
- the dnaN gene encoding DNA polymerase III subunit beta, translating to MIFFHTTRDQVLTALQSVCGIVERRHPMPILANVLLRKTGSTLEFISSDLELQLRTASDLGGDVGDEAITVGARKLIDILRSMPDLQTVTLDAQDSRVVLRGGKSRFTLQTLPAQDFPLAREGDDFSPPFSIPQKALKRLLGQVSFAMAQHDIRYYLNGILFEVEGDELRLVATDGHRLAFASATLDVDMPKQGVILPRKTVLELQRLLSDDQGTIEMRFSGNRAKFAFGSIEFSTNLVEGRFPDYARVIPTDHQYSAMLARTAMLSALQRTAILTSEKIRGVQLVFEPGVLRVVASNAEQEEAVDELDIDFQGVGFEIGFNVTYLIDVLSNTADETVNLHFTDSTSSVLLTLPDDPKFRYVVMPMRI from the coding sequence ATGATCTTCTTTCACACCACGCGCGATCAAGTACTGACTGCGCTGCAATCAGTCTGTGGCATCGTCGAACGCCGCCACCCCATGCCTATCTTGGCGAATGTCCTGCTTCGCAAGACTGGATCGACGCTCGAATTCATCTCCAGCGATTTGGAGCTGCAACTGCGCACGGCATCTGACCTCGGCGGCGATGTGGGCGACGAAGCCATCACCGTCGGCGCACGCAAGCTCATCGACATCTTGCGGTCGATGCCTGATCTGCAAACCGTCACGCTCGACGCGCAGGATTCCCGCGTCGTGTTGCGCGGGGGAAAAAGTCGATTCACCTTGCAGACCTTGCCTGCGCAGGACTTCCCCCTTGCCCGCGAAGGGGACGACTTCAGCCCCCCTTTCAGCATCCCGCAAAAGGCGCTCAAGCGCTTGCTGGGGCAGGTGTCCTTCGCCATGGCGCAGCATGACATCCGCTACTACCTCAACGGCATCCTGTTCGAGGTGGAAGGAGACGAATTGCGGCTCGTCGCCACTGACGGGCATCGCCTGGCCTTTGCCAGCGCCACGCTGGACGTAGACATGCCTAAGCAAGGCGTCATCCTGCCGCGCAAGACTGTGCTGGAGTTGCAGCGCCTGCTTTCCGACGACCAGGGGACGATCGAAATGCGATTCTCCGGGAACCGCGCCAAGTTTGCTTTTGGGTCGATCGAGTTTTCGACAAACCTTGTCGAAGGCAGGTTCCCGGACTACGCCCGCGTCATTCCCACAGACCATCAGTACTCGGCCATGCTGGCCCGCACGGCCATGCTCAGTGCCTTGCAGCGCACTGCGATCCTGACATCGGAAAAGATTCGTGGGGTGCAGCTCGTTTTTGAACCCGGCGTTTTGCGTGTCGTCGCCAGCAATGCCGAGCAGGAAGAAGCCGTCGATGAACTCGACATCGACTTCCAGGGCGTGGGTTTCGAGATTGGTTTCAATGTCACATACCTCATCGACGTCCTCAGCAACACTGCCGACGAGACCGTAAACCTGCACTTCACTGACTCGACAAGCTCGGTGCTGCTCACCCTGCCTGATGACCCGAAATTCCGCTACGTCGTGATGCCCATGCGCATCTGA